One part of the Prosthecobacter vanneervenii genome encodes these proteins:
- the dxs gene encoding 1-deoxy-D-xylulose-5-phosphate synthase, with protein MDTELPAITCPADLKALPLEKLPELAEKIRQTLIQTLSQTGGHLGPNLGVVELTIALHRVFDTPKDRFVFDVAHQGYVHKMLTGRWDRIHTIRQHDGLNGFLLRTESEHDCYGAGHAGTALSAALGMATGRDLAGGDENVVCVAGDAAFTCGPVFEAMNNVAAHTKRLIVVLNDNEWSIDRNVGAIAKYFNSIATHPAYANLHQKAGKLLEFMLGEDARRIVKKVEDHAKNILLPQSQTPSNRSSLFDEFGIRYYGPIDGHNIPLLIQTFEFLKTQDEPVILHIITEKGRGYTPALNDPGKFHGLGKYSVETGETPSSDKPTYSQVFARSVTDFAKADPKIVAITGAMPGGTGLSVFKKEIPERYFDVGIAEEHAALFACGLATRGQKPFLTIYSTFMQRAFDMIVHDMAIQNLPVRLCMDRGGLSGDDGPTHHGLFDIAYLRGIPGLVHMQPRNEDEFVDMLWTMAGYEAGPIAIRYPRGNGPGVTPKDKPVRLEIGKAEVVADGNDVALVALGDMFPVAEEAKKELEAKGLSVALINPRWIKPLDMDCISTFARKVKVICTLEDHVLRNGFGAGVIEELSDAGIRTPVVRIGWPDQFIEHGTPSVLRKKHGLSVENTVAKIMAALGQ; from the coding sequence GTGGACACCGAACTGCCTGCCATCACCTGCCCTGCCGATCTCAAAGCCCTGCCGCTGGAGAAACTCCCTGAACTTGCGGAAAAAATCCGCCAGACCCTCATCCAGACCCTCAGCCAGACCGGTGGTCATCTCGGCCCCAACTTGGGCGTGGTGGAGCTTACCATTGCGCTGCACAGGGTTTTTGACACGCCCAAGGATCGTTTTGTCTTTGACGTGGCGCATCAGGGTTATGTGCACAAGATGCTGACCGGTCGCTGGGACCGCATTCACACCATCCGCCAGCACGACGGCCTCAACGGCTTCCTGCTGCGCACGGAAAGTGAGCACGACTGCTATGGCGCAGGCCATGCGGGCACCGCCCTCTCAGCCGCACTGGGCATGGCCACGGGCCGTGATCTCGCCGGCGGAGACGAAAACGTCGTCTGCGTGGCTGGAGATGCCGCCTTCACCTGCGGTCCTGTGTTTGAAGCCATGAATAACGTGGCCGCGCACACCAAGCGCCTCATCGTCGTTCTCAATGACAATGAGTGGTCCATCGACCGCAACGTGGGTGCCATCGCGAAGTATTTTAACTCCATTGCCACACACCCAGCTTACGCCAACCTGCATCAGAAGGCCGGCAAGCTGCTGGAATTCATGCTGGGCGAGGACGCCCGCCGTATCGTCAAGAAGGTGGAGGACCACGCCAAGAACATCCTTCTCCCGCAGAGCCAGACGCCCTCCAACCGCAGCTCCCTCTTCGACGAGTTTGGCATCCGCTACTACGGCCCCATCGACGGACACAATATCCCGCTGCTCATCCAGACCTTTGAGTTCCTCAAGACCCAGGACGAGCCGGTGATCCTCCACATCATCACTGAAAAAGGCCGCGGCTATACCCCGGCACTGAATGATCCCGGCAAGTTCCATGGCTTGGGCAAATACAGCGTTGAAACCGGCGAGACACCCTCGAGTGACAAGCCGACCTACTCCCAGGTCTTTGCCCGCAGCGTGACCGACTTTGCCAAAGCAGACCCAAAGATCGTGGCCATCACCGGAGCTATGCCCGGCGGCACTGGACTGAGCGTCTTCAAGAAGGAGATCCCAGAACGCTATTTTGACGTGGGTATCGCAGAAGAGCACGCCGCACTGTTTGCCTGCGGCCTGGCCACACGCGGTCAGAAGCCCTTCCTGACCATCTACTCCACCTTCATGCAGCGCGCGTTCGACATGATCGTGCACGACATGGCCATCCAGAACCTTCCGGTGCGTCTTTGCATGGACCGAGGCGGACTCAGTGGCGACGATGGCCCTACGCACCACGGACTCTTCGACATCGCCTACCTGCGCGGTATTCCGGGCCTTGTGCACATGCAGCCGCGTAATGAGGATGAATTTGTGGACATGCTTTGGACCATGGCCGGATACGAAGCTGGCCCCATCGCCATCCGCTATCCACGTGGCAACGGCCCGGGCGTCACTCCAAAGGACAAGCCTGTCCGCCTTGAAATTGGCAAGGCCGAAGTGGTGGCCGATGGCAACGACGTGGCCCTTGTTGCGCTGGGAGATATGTTCCCTGTTGCAGAGGAGGCCAAAAAAGAACTCGAAGCCAAGGGCCTCTCCGTAGCTCTCATCAATCCGCGGTGGATCAAGCCGCTGGATATGGACTGCATCTCCACCTTTGCCCGAAAAGTGAAGGTCATCTGCACGCTGGAAGACCACGTGCTGAGAAACGGCTTCGGCGCAGGCGTCATTGAAGAACTCAGCGACGCTGGCATTCGCACTCCCGTGGTACGTATCGGCTGGCCGGACCAATTCATCGAGCACGGCACACCTTCAGTTCTGCGCAAAAAGCATGGCCTCAGTGTGGAGAATACCGTGGCCAAGATCATGGCTGCGCTAGGACAGTAA
- a CDS encoding SUMF1/EgtB/PvdO family nonheme iron enzyme: MAAALFLAAVGGYFLGASRTEIKAGGSNPGAAPMPDTAVVLIKLNGGDFVMGDSLDGQIDARPHRVSVAPFTMARHEVTLEQWDKVMLWGRDHGYPDLPAGNGKAYNHPVYGMTWGDAVKWCNALSEKEGLTPCYYTDSTRQKVAREGLADIGNEQVNWKANGYRLPTEAEWEFAARGGLTGKRFPSGDNISHLHANYHGSKYVSYDHCQREGSPSALMSSPPYTAAVGSFQPNEFGLYDMAGNLAEWCWDFYDSDYGSSAPVMNNPHGPDAGKNCVVRGGSWRHTAEQARCASRLSMPGDLPASYVGLRVTRLQ; this comes from the coding sequence GTGGCAGCCGCTCTTTTCTTGGCTGCTGTCGGCGGGTATTTCCTCGGTGCCAGCCGCACTGAAATCAAAGCAGGGGGAAGCAATCCGGGTGCAGCACCGATGCCAGATACGGCTGTAGTGCTGATTAAACTGAACGGCGGAGATTTTGTCATGGGAGACTCTCTCGATGGACAGATTGATGCACGCCCACACCGAGTCAGCGTGGCTCCTTTTACGATGGCCAGACACGAAGTCACTCTGGAACAGTGGGACAAAGTCATGCTCTGGGGCCGTGACCATGGTTATCCAGACCTCCCTGCAGGCAACGGCAAAGCCTACAATCACCCGGTCTATGGCATGACCTGGGGAGATGCGGTAAAATGGTGCAATGCACTCAGTGAGAAAGAAGGTCTGACGCCCTGCTACTATACAGACAGCACCCGGCAGAAGGTCGCCCGTGAAGGACTGGCTGATATTGGCAACGAGCAGGTGAACTGGAAGGCCAATGGCTACCGCCTGCCCACTGAAGCAGAATGGGAGTTTGCAGCTCGTGGCGGATTGACTGGAAAACGTTTTCCCTCAGGAGACAACATCTCTCATCTGCATGCCAATTATCATGGCTCCAAATACGTCTCTTATGACCACTGCCAGCGCGAGGGCTCCCCGTCTGCTTTGATGAGCAGCCCTCCATACACCGCTGCAGTCGGCAGTTTCCAGCCCAACGAGTTCGGCCTTTATGACATGGCGGGAAACCTGGCCGAATGGTGCTGGGACTTTTATGATTCCGACTATGGATCAAGTGCACCAGTGATGAACAACCCGCATGGTCCGGATGCAGGCAAAAACTGCGTCGTCCGTGGCGGCAGCTGGCGGCACACAGCTGAACAGGCGCGCTGCGCCAGCCGTCTCAGCATGCCCGGCGATCTGCCAGCATCTTACGTTGGCTTGCGGGTGACTCGTCTCCAGTAA